A window of Microtus pennsylvanicus isolate mMicPen1 chromosome 16, mMicPen1.hap1, whole genome shotgun sequence genomic DNA:
TGGGATAGTCACTAGAAGGGAAGATTTTTTAGACACACCTATTACCCATTATTCTTTTCCATAGTCCATGAATGCTCTTCACAAGATGACATCTAGTGGTCATTTACTTTCATAAACACCCTCTTAATGCTAATTCGGTCCGTTCATAAATCTGTGTGGTTAAAATGTGCATAATCTTTTCCAGATTCTAggataataaatgtaaaaaaaatgtttgccccccccccacacacttttcCTATAATGCTTAAATGAAGTCTCCAAGTAAATGATCTTTTTAATTCCCATCCTTAAATAGAAGCAAAGCCAGGAGTAGAATGACTATGTGGGGGAGAACGTTGTCAGGCTAGGATGATGTTGTCTGTATGACTGCTGGGTTGCTCCTGGCTTGATACCGCCATCTTTCTCCCCCTCAGACACGGTGCCCTTTCTGTGAACTTTTTACATAGGAGTATGTATATTAATGGGTCCATGCAAATGTTCGTTGCTGCCAAAAAGAGAGCTGTTTCCTTAGCAACAAACAGTTGGTTTGCTAGCCGGCAATCGGTCTTCGTAGTTTGACTGTAGGTGTATGGAACTCTGACGAAATGGAAGGGGGCAAAGCAGACAAAGAACACGGCTATGACAATAAATACTTTCGTCTCCACCCTTTTGTGTCTGTCCTCCTTACCGGTGAACTTTCTGTAGGAATTGTATACTTTTTTGGTAATGACCACATAAAACAGAAGCATCAGAACAAACACAGTCCAGAAGATGAACTGGCATGTGTGACTGACCATCTGATGCCACACCAGCCCCAGAGGACTCTTCAGGGATGCGCACTTCTTCACGGACGATGGAGTCGCCTCCTTGCTGTTCAAGAGCATGTTTGGCAGGGAGATGAAGAACATCAGGAGCCAGACGAGAATGGAGACTAATTTTGCAAACGCAGGTTTTTTTGCAAAGCATTTCCCGAAAGGCCTGATGATCTTGAGGCATCTGTCAAAGGCGATGAGGCCCAGCATGATGATCCCCACATACATGGTCTCGTAAAAGATCACAGAAGAGAAATTGCACACAAAGCCTCTGAGTTGCCAGGGTCCCAGGTGGGAGTCAGAAAGGATTTTGAAAGGAAGCATTAGTGTCATGACCAGGTCTGCCACCAGAGTGTTTTTGAGGTAGATGATGAACGTAGAACTGCTGGGGATGTGGACGAACACCCAGAGGGCCACGGTGTTCAGCAGGAGGCCAGTGAAGAACACCACAGTGTAGAGGGCCGGGAACACCAGCTGTGTCATCCGAGTATCTCTGGGGCACCGCTCGGACTTGTTGAAGCCCTGCATCGCAGTGGCGTTGGCTGTCTCGAGCATCCGCTATTGCAAACGAACATGCACGCAAACAAACGAAAACGAAGAGCCCTCATGACTTGGCAAATACTACtttttgtacaaaaaaaaaaaaaagcaaagtgcaTTATGTAACACATTCAGCAGATCTGATTCTTGGCTTTGAGCATATATCTCATCTCTGGTCCTTTAAAAGCCCCATTAATTTATACCCTCCTGAAATCCAAACAGTAAGCACTATTCGTTACATAGCAATAACGGTAGCCAATTTTGGACGTAAGAGACAGGGTAGGTTGCCATATATTACTTAGTGCCTTATTCTTGTAGTCTATGTTTATAGAATAggatatttagatttttttaaaaaaataatttagctaCATTCTACCTTTTACAGCAAGCACATTCATAAGAAAAATCGAGACTGACCTTTGTTTGGGAAGATACTCGGCTGTATGTATTGTGACAGTCATTAGCTCAACCCGCGAATAGCTTGTGGAGTAAAgcttctgctttcttatactgGCTTTCCTTCCTCATTTTCCCTTGTGGGCTTCTGTAATACCCATGTTTTCTAGAACCTCTTTATCTTTAGCATTGGCCAGTAGTAGTTACTGGTTTGTGTGcgctgaggaccgaacccagcGCTTTCATTGGCTCAGCAGGCACGCTGTCACTCAGCCACATCCCTAACATGTGGGATATTCTATTAGGTTTAATTATATGTACGGGGGATGCATATGCTTGCAGGTGCACACAGAGACTAGAGGCGTTAGATCGCCTcgagctggagtcacagacgaCTGTGAGCCACccgaagtgggtgctgggaacgtgCTTTTAACTGCCAAGCTGATTCTTCAGTCTCAAActtcatttacttttttgttaTTCATGTTAAGTGATCTTTTTGAGTAcctcatctgtagtaataggagtttAGATGATGGAGAATATAGTACCAAACTGCAACTAAGCAAGAGGATGGTTCTTGATTTGAAAATCAGACACTTATCTTCTTTACCCTACAGGCTGCGC
This region includes:
- the P2ry13 gene encoding P2Y purinoceptor 13, with protein sequence MLETANATAMQGFNKSERCPRDTRMTQLVFPALYTVVFFTGLLLNTVALWVFVHIPSSSTFIIYLKNTLVADLVMTLMLPFKILSDSHLGPWQLRGFVCNFSSVIFYETMYVGIIMLGLIAFDRCLKIIRPFGKCFAKKPAFAKLVSILVWLLMFFISLPNMLLNSKEATPSSVKKCASLKSPLGLVWHQMVSHTCQFIFWTVFVLMLLFYVVITKKVYNSYRKFTGKEDRHKRVETKVFIVIAVFFVCFAPFHFVRVPYTYSQTTKTDCRLANQLFVAKETALFLAATNICMDPLIYILLCKKFTERAPCLRGRKMAVSSQEQPSSHTDNIILA